In a single window of the Xiphophorus couchianus chromosome 10, X_couchianus-1.0, whole genome shotgun sequence genome:
- the LOC114152093 gene encoding somatostatin receptor type 2-like, producing MALDVWPYIPPSPNITIPEPLLYDAYNQENDSDPSGNFSDTRVLHQDKTSSVVLTFIHFMVCAVGLCGNTLVIYVILRYAKMKTVTNIYILNLAVADVLCMMSLPFIALQLALVRWPFGEALCRVIMTVDSLNQFTSIFCLMVMSIDRYLAVVHPIRSTKWRKPRIAKLINVTVWGISLIVNLPTMIFSGLNQLPVCGIVWPEPQDLYYKIFIFYTFSIGFFMPLAVICLCYLLIIIKVKSSGIRVCSSKRKRSERKVTRMVSIVVVVFVLCWLPFYIFNVTSVTSSITPTSAVKTSFDFVVALGYANSCANPILYAFLSDNFKKSFQNVLCLKKVAGLDEIERSDSRADRSRMVNEAMLINANLETHNSALLNGELQTSI from the exons ATGGCTTTGGATGTGTGGCCCTACATCCCACCGTCCCCCAACATCACCATTCCCGAGCCCCTCCTGTACGACGCCTACAACCAAGAGAATGACTCGGACCCGAGCGGCAACTTCTCGGACACCAGAGTGCTCCATCAGGACAAGACCAGCTCGGTCGTCCTCACCTTCATCCACTTTATGGTGTGCGCCGTGGGGTTATGCGGCAACACCTTGGTGATCTACGTGATCCTGCGCTACGCCAAGATGAAGACGGTGACCAACATCTACATCCTGAACCTGGCGGTGGCAGACGTCCTGTGCATGATGAGCCTGCCGTTCATCGCCCTGCAGCTGGCGCTGGTCCGCTGGCCCTTTGGAGAGGCTCTGTGCCGGGTGATCATGACCGTAG ATTCTCTCAATCAGTTCACCAGCATCTTCTGTCTCATGGTGATGAGCATTGATCGCTACCTGGCTGTGGTTCACCCCATTCGGTCCACCAAATGGCGGAAGCCCCGTATTGCCAAACTAATCAACGTCACAGTGTGGGGCATCTCACTGATAGTCAACCTACCAACTATGATCTTCAGCGGCCTGAACCAATTGCCGGTGTGCGGGATAGTGTGGCCCGAGCCCCAGGACCTCTACTACAAGATCTTCATTTTCTACACCTTCTCCATTGGATTTTTCATGCCACTAGCAGTGATATGTCTGTGCTACCTGCTCATAATAATCAAG GTGAAATCGTCCGGAATACGAGTGTGTTCCTCCAAGCGGAAGCGTTCCGAGCGCAAGGTGACGCGGATGGTGTCCATTGTGGTGGTGGTGTTCGTCCTCTGCTGGCTGCCTTTCTACATTTTCAACGTCACCTCCGTCACCAGCTCCATAACGCCCACCTCAGCAGTGAAGACTTCGTTCGACTTCGTGGTGGCGCTGGGCTACGCCAACAGCTGCGCCAACCCCATCCTGTACGCCTTCCTGTCCGACAACTTCAAGAAGAGCTTTCAGAATGTTCTGTGCCTGAAGAAGGTGGCGGGCCTGGACGAGATAGAGCGCAGCGACAGCCGGGCGGACCGGAGCCGGATGGTTAACGAAGCCATGCTCATCAACGCCAACCTGGAGACCCATAACTCCGCCCTGCTCAACGGCGAGCTGCAGACGAGCATCTGA